A part of Streptomyces sp. NBC_00557 genomic DNA contains:
- a CDS encoding alpha/beta fold hydrolase, which translates to MRRSGAMIRYCTASRQDITGAVPAIDVPVAVPAGEKDVVEPPPVLCEYLLPHIPHATLITVPDVGDLLPAEAPGAVAAALRDFLAHLAS; encoded by the coding sequence GTGCGCAGGTCCGGAGCGATGATCCGGTACTGCACGGCCAGTCGCCAGGACATCACCGGCGCCGTACCCGCCATCGACGTGCCGGTGGCCGTGCCGGCCGGGGAGAAGGACGTGGTGGAACCGCCGCCCGTGCTGTGCGAGTACCTCCTGCCGCACATCCCGCACGCAACCCTGATCACCGTCCCCGACGTCGGCGACCTGCTCCCCGCCGAAGCCCCCGGCGCCGTGGCTGCCGCGCTGCGGGACTTCCTCGCACACCTTGCGTCCTGA
- a CDS encoding sugar ABC transporter substrate-binding protein gives MNTPANHRTAACHVAVALAASTSALALTACGVTGSAVGSGSSASSKKGDGISVGLLLPDRNTARFEKSDHPIFKKEVASLTHGKGKVLYANAEASTATQSRQFQQMVHEKADVIVVDPVDAKAIAPDVQKAADAGIPVIAYDRLAQGPIDAYVSHDNELVGQVQGRAIIQALGPKAAHSEIVMMNGDPADPNTAQFEKGALGELQGETRIAKQYDTAKWSPAVARANMKDAIRSIGVNNIAAVYSANDGMAGAVIDQLKKAGVTEMPPVTGQDANLDAVQRIVAGEQYMTVYKSFLDEAEGAAQMAVDKVQGKDIQFDALTRDTVDSPTTKKIPALLLPVVALTKDNVKSTVVADGVYSVADICTPKYEASCAETGLK, from the coding sequence GTGAACACCCCCGCCAACCACAGGACCGCCGCGTGTCATGTCGCGGTCGCTCTGGCCGCCTCCACGTCGGCCCTCGCACTCACCGCATGCGGAGTGACCGGCAGCGCAGTCGGGAGCGGCAGTTCGGCATCCTCGAAGAAGGGGGACGGCATCTCGGTGGGCTTGCTTCTCCCCGACAGGAACACGGCACGCTTCGAGAAGTCCGACCACCCCATCTTCAAAAAGGAGGTCGCTTCCCTCACGCACGGCAAGGGAAAGGTCCTCTACGCCAACGCCGAGGCGAGCACGGCCACGCAGTCTCGACAGTTCCAGCAGATGGTGCACGAGAAGGCCGACGTCATCGTGGTGGACCCGGTGGATGCCAAGGCCATCGCACCGGACGTACAGAAGGCCGCGGACGCGGGCATACCCGTCATCGCCTACGACCGTCTTGCCCAGGGGCCGATCGACGCTTACGTCTCGCACGACAACGAACTCGTCGGCCAGGTACAGGGCCGCGCCATCATCCAGGCACTCGGCCCGAAGGCCGCGCACAGCGAGATCGTCATGATGAACGGCGACCCCGCCGACCCGAACACAGCACAGTTCGAAAAGGGCGCCCTCGGCGAACTCCAGGGCGAGACCCGGATCGCCAAGCAGTACGACACCGCCAAGTGGTCGCCCGCGGTGGCCCGAGCCAACATGAAGGACGCGATCCGGTCGATCGGGGTGAACAACATCGCCGCCGTCTACTCGGCGAACGACGGCATGGCCGGCGCCGTCATCGACCAGCTGAAGAAGGCCGGCGTCACCGAGATGCCACCGGTGACCGGGCAGGACGCAAATCTGGACGCCGTGCAGCGGATCGTTGCGGGCGAACAGTACATGACCGTGTACAAATCGTTCCTCGACGAGGCCGAAGGCGCCGCACAGATGGCGGTGGACAAGGTCCAGGGCAAGGACATCCAGTTCGACGCGCTCACTCGCGACACCGTCGACAGCCCGACGACGAAGAAGATTCCCGCACTGCTCTTGCCGGTGGTGGCACTCACGAAGGACAACGTCAAAAGCACGGTGGTCGCGGACGGCGTCTACTCCGTCGCAGACATCTGCACCCCCAAGTACGAGGCGAGCTGCGCCGAAACCGGCCTGAAGTAG
- a CDS encoding trypsin-like serine peptidase, which yields MSASLALAAPQASARPAPASSARVSAVRQAAALKFWTPDRLAHAVDLDTAAPTAAGRHGTGTGTPGHLSHPFSVPAAMPRSDRARDRVGHTAHIAASAPQRWTGGGLISTTAGKVFFTNPKNGGTYACSGDAVNSGNKSVVATAGHCVVDTDGTAYTNWVFIPGYDHGNRPFGTFAATSLHWEPQRIGDADAAWDAAFATVGTVNGRRLVDTVGGEGIGFDQTPGQYVYSFGYGGSAAEGGGEQMNWCAGTEVFQSGHGGGGIWGIDCVQTGGSSGGPFLARFDAGNGTGMQIGNISIGAGDYEYHPYYGKEAAGAYNAAGS from the coding sequence GTGAGCGCGTCCCTGGCGCTGGCCGCACCCCAGGCCTCCGCCCGGCCGGCTCCCGCCTCATCGGCTCGCGTCAGCGCCGTGCGACAGGCCGCCGCCCTGAAGTTCTGGACCCCCGACCGCCTGGCACACGCCGTCGACCTCGACACGGCGGCCCCCACCGCCGCCGGTCGGCACGGCACTGGCACCGGCACGCCAGGACATCTCTCCCACCCCTTCTCCGTTCCGGCGGCGATGCCCAGGAGTGACCGGGCCCGCGACCGTGTCGGGCACACGGCGCACATCGCGGCCTCCGCGCCGCAGCGCTGGACCGGTGGCGGCCTGATCTCCACCACCGCAGGCAAGGTCTTCTTCACCAACCCGAAGAACGGCGGCACGTACGCCTGCAGTGGCGACGCGGTGAACAGCGGCAACAAGTCCGTCGTGGCCACGGCGGGCCACTGCGTCGTGGACACGGACGGCACCGCGTACACGAACTGGGTCTTCATCCCCGGTTACGACCACGGCAACCGCCCCTTCGGTACCTTCGCCGCGACCTCCCTGCACTGGGAACCGCAGCGCATCGGCGACGCGGACGCGGCCTGGGACGCGGCCTTCGCCACGGTCGGCACGGTGAACGGCCGCAGGCTGGTGGACACGGTGGGCGGCGAGGGCATCGGCTTCGACCAGACGCCCGGACAGTACGTCTACTCCTTCGGCTACGGCGGCTCCGCGGCCGAGGGAGGCGGCGAGCAGATGAACTGGTGCGCCGGCACGGAGGTCTTCCAGAGCGGGCACGGCGGCGGCGGCATCTGGGGAATCGACTGCGTGCAGACGGGCGGCTCCAGCGGCGGCCCCTTCCTGGCCCGCTTCGACGCCGGCAACGGCACCGGCATGCAGATCGGCAACATCAGCATCGGGGCCGGCGACTACGAGTACCACCCGTACTACGGCAAGGAGGCAGCCGGCGCATACAACGCAGCCGGTTCCTGA
- a CDS encoding HD domain-containing protein, whose translation MTTDTTLAAGIPVPDTKLASEATELVRDTTSELIFHHSRRVYFFGSLQGRNRGLSFDPELLYIAALFHDLGLNEQFRSGGRRFEVDSADEARRFLQSYGVPEDSVRRVWTAIALHTTPGIPAFMEPEVALITAGVEYDVLGIGYADISDADRQDVVALHPRPGFKRRILAAFTDGIRSRPETTFGNVKADVLEHYVPGFQRGDFVRTILDSPWAE comes from the coding sequence ATGACCACGGACACGACCCTTGCGGCCGGCATCCCCGTACCCGACACCAAGCTCGCTAGCGAGGCGACCGAACTGGTCCGGGACACCACCAGCGAGCTCATCTTCCACCACTCTCGCCGGGTGTACTTCTTCGGCAGCCTCCAGGGGCGCAACCGGGGCCTCAGCTTCGACCCGGAACTGCTGTACATCGCCGCCCTGTTCCACGACCTCGGCCTGAACGAGCAGTTCCGCTCCGGTGGACGCCGCTTCGAGGTCGACAGCGCCGACGAGGCCCGTCGTTTCCTGCAGTCGTACGGCGTGCCCGAGGACAGCGTGCGGCGGGTGTGGACGGCCATCGCGCTGCACACCACCCCCGGCATTCCCGCGTTCATGGAACCGGAAGTCGCGCTCATCACGGCAGGCGTCGAGTACGACGTCCTCGGTATCGGGTACGCGGACATCTCCGACGCGGACCGGCAGGACGTCGTCGCCCTGCACCCCCGTCCCGGCTTCAAGCGGCGCATCCTCGCCGCCTTCACCGACGGCATCCGGTCCAGGCCGGAGACCACCTTCGGCAACGTCAAGGCCGACGTGCTCGAGCACTACGTGCCCGGTTTCCAGCGCGGGGACTTCGTCCGCACCATCCTGGACTCCCCGTGGGCGGAGTAG
- a CDS encoding methyltransferase domain-containing protein, protein MPVSLPPALELSLDLLRCPTCRTRHLHPGRGALRCPVGHTFDIARHGYAGLLTGNRATSGDDAAMVQARNRFLSTGAYAPLREAVGRLAEGTVAEKATVVDVGCGTGYYLAGVLDQLPGARGLGLDTSVRALRSAARAHRRAAAVAWDVFRPFPLADGVADVVLDVFAPRNPAEFHRVLRPTGRLIVARPSERHLAELRERLPAMVTIDPAKEQRLHRALGPFFEATGTEEVEYPASLTGLDARDLVAMTPSARHVSRADLSGDGLLPIQVTVSVLVTAYQPRWPGAGACSC, encoded by the coding sequence ATGCCCGTGTCGCTTCCCCCTGCCCTTGAACTGTCCCTCGACCTGCTGCGCTGTCCGACGTGCCGCACGCGCCACCTGCACCCCGGCCGCGGCGCACTGCGCTGCCCGGTGGGCCACACCTTCGACATCGCTCGCCACGGCTACGCCGGCCTGCTGACGGGCAACCGCGCCACCAGCGGCGACGACGCCGCCATGGTCCAGGCCCGGAACCGCTTCTTGTCCACCGGCGCCTACGCGCCCCTCCGCGAGGCCGTGGGCCGCCTGGCGGAGGGCACCGTGGCTGAGAAGGCCACGGTGGTCGACGTGGGGTGCGGCACGGGCTACTACCTGGCCGGCGTCCTCGACCAGCTGCCCGGTGCCCGTGGTCTGGGGCTGGACACATCGGTGCGCGCGCTGCGCTCGGCAGCTCGTGCCCACCGCCGAGCCGCTGCGGTGGCCTGGGACGTCTTCCGTCCCTTCCCGCTGGCCGACGGGGTGGCCGATGTCGTGCTGGACGTGTTCGCCCCGCGCAACCCGGCCGAGTTCCACCGGGTGCTGCGCCCGACCGGCCGGCTGATCGTGGCCCGTCCCAGCGAGCGGCATCTGGCCGAGCTGCGCGAACGGTTGCCTGCCATGGTCACGATCGACCCGGCCAAGGAGCAGCGCCTGCACCGGGCACTGGGCCCCTTCTTCGAGGCCACCGGCACCGAGGAGGTGGAGTACCCCGCGAGCCTGACCGGGCTCGATGCCCGGGACCTGGTGGCGATGACGCCGAGCGCACGCCACGTGAGCCGAGCAGACCTCAGTGGTGATGGCCTCCTGCCCATCCAGGTCACCGTCTCGGTGCTGGTCACCGCCTACCAGCCTCGGTGGCCAGGAGCGGGCGCATGCTCCTGCTGA
- a CDS encoding SsgA family sporulation/cell division regulator — protein sequence MHPTDERPHPRTGRLHLDQTIHVVVSATEALPVTVRFTYDAADPLAVRMDFTGCADVLAPWVFSRDLLFAGLRGSSGVGHVRVWPDRRRHGAGSVRILLSDTEGTAMLRVPAAPFEEWLTKTYSVVPAGTEGDHLYWDDVVRELLRND from the coding sequence ATGCACCCGACCGACGAGCGCCCCCATCCGCGTACCGGACGCCTGCACCTCGACCAGACCATCCACGTGGTCGTCAGCGCCACGGAGGCCCTGCCGGTCACGGTCCGTTTCACCTATGACGCCGCCGATCCGCTCGCCGTGCGCATGGACTTCACCGGTTGCGCCGACGTGCTGGCGCCCTGGGTGTTCTCCCGTGACCTGCTGTTCGCGGGCCTGCGCGGGTCGTCCGGCGTCGGCCACGTGCGCGTCTGGCCCGACCGCCGCCGACACGGCGCCGGGTCGGTCCGGATCCTGCTGAGCGACACGGAGGGTACGGCCATGCTGCGCGTGCCGGCCGCCCCGTTCGAGGAGTGGCTGACGAAGACCTACTCGGTCGTACCCGCCGGCACGGAGGGGGATCACCTGTACTGGGACGACGTCGTGCGGGAGTTGCTGCGGAATGACTGA
- a CDS encoding GlxA family transcriptional regulator encodes MGGVAGPASGDVVVIVAFDQVQLLDVAGPLEVFTTANRCGAGYDVRVVSPDGRDVVTSCGLRVSVDASSEQLPGNPHTLVVPGRRDWRHATADPGLVPLVAALAARTRRVTSVCAGAFVLAHTGLLDGRRATTHWELAPQLASAYPGVRVEPDLVFVRDGHLVTSAGVTAGIDMALALVEEDHGADVARDVARQLVVFMARPGGQSQFSVRMTPPSRHPLLRRVMDEVTADPSVPSGIDALAASAGVSTRHLTRLFRRETGMTPGQYVDAVRLEAAKALLSSGTASVEEIAQQAGFGSSETMRRVFQNSLGVSPTVYRARFRTTGAGA; translated from the coding sequence GTGGGCGGAGTAGCCGGCCCGGCCTCCGGCGACGTCGTCGTGATCGTGGCCTTCGACCAGGTGCAGCTGCTGGACGTCGCCGGGCCGCTCGAGGTCTTCACGACCGCCAACCGCTGCGGCGCCGGATACGACGTACGGGTCGTCTCCCCCGACGGCCGCGACGTGGTCACGTCCTGCGGGTTGCGGGTCAGCGTCGACGCCTCCTCCGAGCAGCTTCCCGGGAACCCGCACACGCTGGTCGTTCCCGGCCGCAGGGACTGGCGGCACGCGACGGCCGACCCCGGCCTCGTCCCGCTCGTGGCCGCACTCGCCGCTCGCACGCGCAGGGTGACCTCGGTCTGCGCGGGTGCTTTCGTACTCGCGCACACCGGGCTCCTGGACGGCCGGCGCGCCACCACCCACTGGGAACTGGCACCTCAGCTGGCGTCCGCCTACCCGGGGGTGCGGGTGGAACCCGACCTGGTCTTCGTGCGCGACGGGCACCTCGTCACCTCGGCGGGCGTCACCGCGGGCATCGACATGGCGCTCGCCCTGGTCGAGGAGGACCACGGCGCCGACGTCGCCCGCGACGTGGCACGCCAACTGGTGGTCTTCATGGCACGGCCGGGCGGTCAGTCGCAGTTCAGCGTCCGCATGACTCCGCCGAGCCGGCATCCGCTGCTGCGCCGGGTGATGGACGAGGTCACCGCGGACCCGTCGGTCCCCTCCGGCATCGACGCACTCGCCGCGTCCGCGGGCGTCAGCACCCGGCACCTGACCCGCCTGTTCCGCCGGGAAACGGGCATGACGCCCGGGCAGTACGTCGACGCCGTCCGCCTGGAGGCCGCCAAGGCCCTGCTGTCCTCGGGCACCGCCTCGGTGGAGGAGATCGCGCAGCAGGCCGGTTTCGGATCCTCGGAGACCATGCGACGCGTGTTCCAGAACTCCCTGGGTGTGTCTCCCACCGTGTACCGGGCCCGCTTCCGCACCACCGGCGCCGGCGCCTGA
- a CDS encoding beta-L-arabinofuranosidase domain-containing protein: protein MSVSRRTLLGAGALGLGASALGAPFARAVQAAPRPSAASPVPDRFRRLPPGSVTAHGWLAGQLRLQLGGLCGQYERISHFLDFSSSGWVHPENGAWEELPYWLRGYLPLAIATGDETALARSRTWVDAILATQDSDGFFGPRALRTSLNGGPDFWPYLPLLQALRTHEEYSGDQRVLPFVTRFLRFMNAQGPGAFNSGWVSYRWGDGLDVVTWLYRRTREGFLLDLAARMHAYGVDWTGPTPTRHNVNIAQGFREPAQYAQLTGSADLTQATYRAYDAVMSGYGRFPGGGMAGDENYRPGFGDPRQGFETCGIVEFMASHELLTRITGDPVWADHCEELAFNMLPAALDPEGKSTHYITGANSVGLDNRPKTQGQFQNGFAMQAFQAGVDQYRCCPHNYGMGWPYFTEELWLASPDRGLAAAMYAPSTVRAQVGHGTTVTLTEETGYPFRDTVTLSLSTPRPVSFPLRMRVPGWCTDPELRVNGTPFPVQGGPSWARVERTWRDGDVVLLRLPQQARLRHWPDQHHAVSVDRGPLTYSLRIGERYDRYAGGDAFPSYEVHATTPWNYGLLADTELDVTEVSGDVPDQPFTHGTTPLRISARARRIPEWIADDEHVVAPLQDGPAASDSPVETVSLVPMGAARLRITSFPVVAAGGRRWVPEPPFRRILNKNSGKVLAVDGMSTENSARVVQFDNTGTGDHAWQLVDKGDGWYLIRNGNSGKVLGVDRRSTENSAIVVQYEDNGTADHLWSLVEDGTGWYRIRNKNSGKVLGVDRMSTENSAQVVQYDDNGTADHLWRFL, encoded by the coding sequence ATGTCCGTCAGCAGAAGAACGCTCCTCGGTGCGGGCGCCCTGGGCCTGGGCGCCTCAGCTCTCGGTGCGCCCTTCGCCCGTGCCGTGCAGGCGGCGCCCCGACCGAGCGCCGCGAGCCCGGTGCCCGACCGCTTCCGGAGACTGCCCCCTGGCAGCGTCACCGCGCACGGCTGGCTGGCCGGCCAGCTCAGGCTCCAACTCGGCGGTCTGTGCGGCCAGTACGAGCGCATATCCCATTTCCTCGACTTCTCCTCCTCCGGCTGGGTGCACCCGGAGAACGGCGCGTGGGAAGAGCTGCCGTACTGGCTGCGGGGCTATCTGCCGCTGGCGATCGCCACCGGCGACGAGACCGCGCTGGCACGTTCGCGTACGTGGGTCGACGCGATCCTGGCGACCCAGGACAGCGACGGTTTCTTCGGGCCTCGCGCCCTGCGCACTTCGCTGAACGGGGGCCCAGACTTCTGGCCTTACCTGCCGCTGCTGCAGGCCCTGCGCACCCATGAGGAGTATTCCGGGGACCAGCGCGTGCTGCCGTTCGTCACCCGCTTCCTGCGCTTCATGAACGCGCAGGGGCCGGGCGCCTTCAACTCCGGCTGGGTATCGTACCGTTGGGGCGACGGCCTCGACGTCGTCACCTGGCTGTACCGCCGTACCAGGGAGGGTTTCCTGCTCGACCTGGCCGCCAGGATGCACGCCTACGGTGTCGACTGGACCGGCCCGACACCGACCCGCCACAACGTCAACATCGCCCAGGGGTTCCGGGAGCCCGCCCAGTACGCGCAGCTGACCGGGTCCGCCGACCTCACCCAGGCGACCTACCGCGCCTACGACGCCGTCATGAGCGGGTACGGCCGGTTCCCGGGCGGCGGGATGGCCGGTGACGAGAACTACCGTCCCGGATTCGGCGACCCCCGGCAGGGCTTCGAGACCTGCGGAATCGTCGAGTTCATGGCCAGCCACGAACTGCTCACCCGGATCACCGGCGACCCCGTGTGGGCCGACCACTGCGAGGAACTGGCCTTCAACATGCTGCCGGCCGCCCTCGACCCCGAGGGAAAGTCGACCCACTACATCACCGGCGCGAACAGCGTCGGCCTGGACAACCGGCCCAAGACGCAAGGGCAGTTCCAGAACGGCTTCGCCATGCAGGCGTTCCAGGCCGGCGTCGACCAGTACCGGTGCTGCCCCCACAACTACGGCATGGGCTGGCCCTACTTCACGGAGGAACTCTGGCTCGCCTCTCCCGACAGGGGCCTGGCCGCCGCCATGTACGCCCCGAGCACGGTCCGAGCCCAGGTCGGCCACGGCACGACGGTGACGCTGACCGAGGAGACCGGCTACCCCTTCAGGGACACGGTCACCCTGTCCCTGTCCACGCCGCGACCCGTGTCGTTTCCTCTCCGGATGCGGGTGCCCGGCTGGTGCACCGATCCCGAACTGCGGGTGAACGGCACACCGTTCCCCGTCCAGGGCGGCCCCTCCTGGGCTCGCGTGGAGCGCACCTGGAGGGACGGCGACGTGGTCCTGCTACGGCTGCCCCAGCAGGCCCGGCTGCGGCACTGGCCCGATCAGCACCACGCCGTCAGCGTCGACCGGGGCCCGCTGACCTACTCCCTCCGGATCGGCGAACGCTACGACCGCTACGCGGGGGGCGACGCCTTCCCCTCCTACGAGGTCCACGCGACCACGCCGTGGAACTACGGCCTTCTCGCGGACACGGAGCTCGACGTCACCGAGGTCTCCGGGGACGTACCGGACCAGCCCTTCACCCACGGCACCACGCCGCTGCGGATCTCCGCCCGGGCCCGGCGGATCCCCGAATGGATCGCGGACGACGAGCACGTCGTCGCCCCGCTGCAGGACGGGCCCGCCGCGAGCGACTCCCCCGTGGAGACGGTCTCGCTCGTGCCGATGGGTGCGGCACGGCTGCGCATCACCTCCTTCCCGGTGGTGGCGGCCGGTGGCCGCAGGTGGGTCCCGGAACCGCCCTTCCGCAGGATCCTCAACAAGAACAGCGGCAAGGTCCTCGCCGTGGACGGCATGTCGACCGAGAACAGCGCCCGGGTCGTCCAGTTCGACAACACCGGAACCGGCGATCACGCCTGGCAGCTCGTCGACAAGGGTGACGGCTGGTACCTGATCCGCAACGGAAACAGCGGCAAGGTGCTGGGCGTCGACCGCAGGTCGACCGAGAACAGCGCGATCGTCGTGCAGTACGAGGACAACGGCACCGCCGACCACCTGTGGAGCCTGGTGGAGGACGGCACCGGCTGGTACCGCATCCGCAACAAGAACAGTGGCAAGGTGCTCGGCGTGGACCGCATGTCGACCGAGAACAGCGCGCAGGTGGTGCAGTACGACGACAACGGCACCGCCGACCACCTGTGGCGGTTCCTCTGA